One segment of Desulfosalsimonas propionicica DNA contains the following:
- a CDS encoding tetratricopeptide repeat protein, translated as MERKKMAFVKVFGIVCISIMLCACAHTGASTAKKQQADAARNLGEAYMADGNYTRALRELLKAEHLNPNDPYVHNALGLTYLAKENPEKAVSHLERALELRPEYSPARNNLGAAYIALEQWDKAAECFEQVADDLLYTTPFYPLTNLGYIYYQTGEYEKAEKYYNEALELEYDFPKALHGLGQVYMATGDINKAVRYLERAKENAPKSAMICMDLGRAYTRQHEYHKAIDAYKKAAAIADGSALADQARQKAEDVRNMW; from the coding sequence ATGGAAAGAAAAAAAATGGCGTTTGTGAAGGTGTTCGGGATCGTTTGTATCAGTATCATGCTTTGCGCCTGTGCCCATACCGGAGCTTCCACGGCCAAGAAGCAGCAGGCGGATGCAGCCCGTAACCTTGGGGAGGCCTATATGGCAGACGGCAATTATACCCGGGCATTGCGGGAGCTGTTGAAAGCCGAACACCTAAACCCAAATGATCCGTATGTTCACAATGCATTGGGACTGACCTATCTGGCAAAAGAGAATCCGGAAAAGGCTGTCTCGCATCTGGAGCGGGCCCTGGAACTGCGGCCCGAATATTCTCCGGCCCGCAATAATCTCGGTGCTGCCTACATCGCCCTTGAGCAGTGGGACAAGGCTGCCGAATGCTTCGAGCAGGTGGCAGATGATTTGCTGTATACCACCCCTTTTTACCCCTTGACCAATCTTGGCTACATTTATTACCAGACCGGTGAATACGAAAAGGCCGAAAAATATTACAATGAAGCCCTGGAGCTGGAGTATGACTTTCCCAAGGCGTTACACGGCCTGGGGCAGGTGTATATGGCCACCGGTGATATAAACAAGGCTGTGCGGTATCTGGAGCGGGCAAAAGAAAACGCGCCAAAGTCGGCTATGATCTGCATGGATCTGGGCAGGGCCTATACCCGGCAGCATGAATACCACAAGGCCATAGACGCCTACAAGAAAGCCGCAGCCATAGCCGATGGCTCCGCTCTGGCCGACCAGGCGCGGCAGAAGGCGGAAGATGTCAGAAACATGTGGTAA
- the thrC gene encoding threonine synthase, which yields MRVDQFPKDIQPYLIPGPGGDLIYRCLNCQKEFGIRHLLYTCPACGHVLLLYDTDFERLKKISGPMWRRIFDYRRMLNIPALNGIYRYHELIGPVLPLDAAVFLGEGHTPVVEANARLQKKAGIRFYFKNDGQNPSASFKDRGMASALSYIRYLLQQGYVSDVLAVCASTGDTSAAAALYASFLHPDVKSAVLLPHKRVTPQQLSQPLGSGAMVFEVPGVFDDCMKIVEHLSEHYNVALLNSKNAWRILGQESYSYEIAQGFEYDMAGKAVVAPVGNAGNITAIMSGFLKFHDLGIIEDLPRIVGVQSEHANPVYKYYLEPDPEKRCFEPVQVKPSVAQAAMIGNPVSMPRVIRLVAEYNRRAGQQKVFVEEVTEQQIMDWQLRANRNGHVVCTHGGECLAGLVAAKKSGKIAADETAILDSTAHALKFADFQQMYFDNNFPPEYGIIPRDELVNAPELVCPEDLDKVPRPGRPLSGDDLAHFVQRTAEDIAMRLDLKKV from the coding sequence GTGAGAGTCGATCAGTTTCCCAAAGACATTCAGCCGTACCTGATTCCCGGGCCAGGCGGCGATTTGATATATCGATGTCTGAACTGCCAAAAGGAGTTCGGCATCCGGCATCTGCTGTATACCTGCCCGGCGTGCGGGCATGTGCTTTTGCTCTATGATACCGATTTTGAGCGGTTAAAAAAGATTTCCGGGCCCATGTGGCGGCGGATTTTTGATTACCGCAGGATGCTCAATATCCCCGCCTTAAACGGTATTTACCGGTATCATGAGTTAATCGGCCCGGTTCTGCCCCTGGATGCCGCAGTCTTCCTCGGCGAAGGCCATACCCCGGTTGTCGAAGCAAACGCCCGGCTCCAGAAAAAAGCCGGAATCCGGTTTTATTTTAAAAACGACGGCCAGAACCCGAGTGCTTCTTTCAAGGACCGGGGGATGGCCAGTGCCCTTAGCTATATCCGCTATCTGCTCCAGCAGGGATATGTTTCTGACGTGCTGGCGGTGTGCGCCTCAACGGGAGACACGTCTGCGGCCGCAGCGCTTTATGCCTCGTTTCTGCATCCGGATGTCAAGTCCGCGGTTTTGCTGCCCCACAAGCGCGTCACCCCCCAGCAGCTTTCCCAGCCCCTGGGAAGCGGGGCAATGGTCTTTGAAGTGCCCGGGGTCTTTGATGACTGCATGAAAATCGTGGAGCACTTGTCAGAGCATTACAACGTGGCCCTGCTCAACTCCAAAAATGCCTGGCGTATCCTGGGCCAGGAATCCTATTCTTACGAGATCGCCCAGGGATTTGAATATGACATGGCCGGCAAGGCCGTTGTGGCGCCGGTGGGCAATGCCGGTAACATTACGGCCATCATGAGCGGCTTTCTCAAGTTCCATGATCTGGGCATCATAGAGGATCTGCCGCGGATTGTGGGGGTGCAGTCCGAGCATGCCAACCCGGTTTACAAGTATTATCTGGAGCCGGATCCGGAAAAGCGCTGTTTTGAACCCGTGCAGGTCAAGCCGAGTGTGGCCCAGGCCGCCATGATCGGAAACCCCGTGTCCATGCCCCGGGTCATCCGGCTGGTGGCCGAATACAACAGGCGGGCCGGACAGCAGAAGGTTTTTGTGGAGGAGGTAACCGAACAGCAGATCATGGATTGGCAGCTGCGGGCCAACCGGAACGGCCACGTGGTCTGCACCCACGGTGGGGAATGTCTGGCGGGTCTGGTGGCGGCCAAAAAGAGCGGCAAAATTGCCGCGGACGAGACCGCAATACTGGATTCAACCGCACACGCACTGAAATTTGCCGATTTCCAGCAGATGTATTTTGACAACAACTTTCCCCCGGAATACGGGATTATCCCCAGGGACGAACTGGTCAATGCCCCGGAGTTGGTCTGCCCTGAAGATCTGGACAAAGTTCCCCGGCCCGGCCGCCCCTTGTCCGGAGACGATTTGGCCCATTTTGTTCAAAGAACTGCTGAAGATATTGCCATGCGCCTTGATTTGAAAAAGGTGTGA
- a CDS encoding 5-formyltetrahydrofolate cyclo-ligase: MEDVKDKKLALRRETRERITSLNSRELAQKQARIEEQLLEFANFQESEIVLFYLSRGVEIDLSRIIEACPRLGKEVVLPLFDQKKQTGCRLLKITGMETEIKAASGHDFEPDPDQCKPVSFDNIDIALIPGVAFDEKGGRLGDGSGRYDRLMPLLPNTARKVGLALENQVYGVLPMESHDKAVDIIITENRIIYKI, from the coding sequence ATGGAAGATGTCAAAGACAAAAAACTGGCCCTTCGCAGAGAAACCCGGGAGCGAATCACTTCGTTAAACAGCCGGGAACTGGCGCAAAAACAGGCCCGGATCGAAGAGCAACTGCTGGAGTTTGCCAATTTCCAGGAATCTGAAATAGTGCTGTTTTATCTGAGCCGGGGCGTGGAGATTGACCTGTCGCGCATCATTGAGGCATGCCCCCGGCTTGGCAAGGAAGTGGTGCTGCCGCTGTTTGACCAGAAAAAACAGACCGGCTGCCGGCTGTTGAAGATCACCGGAATGGAAACAGAGATCAAAGCCGCATCCGGACATGACTTTGAACCTGATCCTGACCAGTGTAAGCCGGTTTCCTTTGACAATATTGATATTGCCCTGATTCCGGGCGTTGCCTTTGATGAAAAAGGCGGGCGCCTGGGTGACGGCTCAGGACGGTACGACCGGCTGATGCCCCTTTTGCCCAACACCGCCCGAAAAGTCGGACTTGCCCTTGAAAACCAGGTCTATGGAGTGCTGCCCATGGAATCCCATGACAAAGCTGTTGATATTATCATTACTGAAAATCGTATCATCTATAAAATATAG
- the serS gene encoding serine--tRNA ligase, whose amino-acid sequence MLEIKYVRQNLEDVRNALSKRGDTADLETFAGADEKRRRILAELEELRHRRNVVSDEIAAMKKQGQSADEQIAQMKEVSTRVKTLEQSLGEYESRINEIMIRIPNMPHESVPEGRDEDDNAVVRHVGRPPEFDFEPLPHWTVGENLGILDFERAAKIAGARFPLYMGDAALLERALISFMLSLHTLEHGYKEVLPPFIVNRHSMTCTGQLPKFEEDLFKLEGRDYFLIPTAEVPVTNIHQDEILDETHLPVYYTAFTPCFRAEAGSYGKDTRGLIRQHQFNKVELVKFAAPENSYDELEKLLSDAESVLKALELAYRVVLLCTGDMGFASAKTYDIEVWMPAQQKYREISSCSNFESFQARRAGIRFKRKGRKGTELVHTLNGSGLAVGRTLAALLENYQQADGSVVIPEALRPYMGGKEKITL is encoded by the coding sequence ATGCTGGAAATCAAGTATGTGCGGCAAAATTTGGAGGATGTCCGCAATGCCCTTTCCAAAAGGGGTGATACTGCAGATCTGGAAACTTTTGCCGGCGCTGATGAAAAACGCCGCCGGATCCTGGCTGAACTCGAGGAACTGCGCCATCGCAGAAATGTGGTTTCCGATGAGATCGCGGCCATGAAAAAGCAGGGGCAAAGCGCAGATGAGCAGATTGCGCAGATGAAAGAGGTCAGCACGCGGGTCAAGACCCTGGAGCAGTCCCTGGGCGAATACGAATCCCGGATCAACGAGATTATGATCCGGATTCCCAACATGCCCCATGAAAGTGTTCCCGAAGGCCGGGATGAAGATGACAACGCCGTGGTCCGGCACGTGGGCCGCCCCCCGGAGTTTGATTTCGAACCTTTGCCCCACTGGACCGTGGGTGAAAACCTGGGCATCCTGGATTTTGAACGGGCCGCCAAGATTGCCGGAGCCCGGTTTCCGCTCTACATGGGTGATGCGGCCTTGCTGGAGCGGGCCCTGATATCATTTATGCTTAGCCTGCACACCCTGGAGCACGGCTACAAAGAGGTGTTGCCGCCGTTTATTGTCAACCGCCATTCCATGACCTGCACCGGTCAGCTGCCCAAGTTTGAAGAGGATTTGTTTAAGCTCGAGGGCCGGGATTATTTTCTGATCCCCACAGCCGAGGTGCCTGTCACCAATATCCATCAGGACGAAATCCTTGACGAAACCCATCTGCCCGTTTATTACACAGCCTTTACCCCGTGTTTCCGGGCCGAGGCCGGTTCTTACGGAAAAGACACCCGGGGCTTGATCCGGCAGCATCAATTTAATAAAGTGGAGCTGGTCAAATTCGCTGCCCCGGAAAATTCCTATGATGAGCTGGAAAAGCTGCTTTCAGACGCTGAATCCGTTTTAAAGGCCCTGGAGCTAGCCTACCGGGTGGTGCTGCTGTGCACCGGGGACATGGGATTTGCATCCGCCAAAACCTATGATATTGAGGTGTGGATGCCGGCCCAGCAGAAATACAGGGAAATTTCCTCCTGCAGCAACTTTGAATCGTTTCAGGCCCGCCGGGCGGGTATCCGGTTTAAGCGCAAGGGGCGCAAGGGCACGGAGCTGGTGCACACCCTAAACGGTTCCGGACTGGCGGTGGGCCGCACACTGGCTGCATTGCTGGAAAATTATCAACAGGCCGATGGCAGCGTGGTGATCCCCGAGGCCCTGCGGCCGTATATGGGCGGCAAGGAAAAAATTACCCTGTGA
- the lon gene encoding endopeptidase La, whose translation MINIPKIFKTSDHQEGRAVLPLLPLRDIVVFPHMVSPLFVGRTKSINALSEAMNDEEKYIFLATQTNPGEDHPKQKDINRIGTVAKVLQMLRLPDGTVKTVVEGKHRARITDFEASESFFKVHLELLEEPDLEEGEREAYLRNVVDAFKAYTQQNKNISKETVETISNLTDPVELLYTAAAQFSFKARDNQQLLETQSLTERLTYLIELINQETVILQTDQRIKNRIKKQMEQSQKNYYLNEQIRAIKKEMGEDESEDNELKELEERIENKELPEEAEEKVRHEFNKLKRMTPMSAEATVTRNYIDWILSLPWFEKSEISEDIDEAEKILDEDHYGLERPKERILEYLAVQALVKKIRGPILCLVGPPGVGKTSLAKSVSRATGREFVRLSLGGVRDEAEIRGHRRTYIGAMPGKIIQSLRKAGANNPVFCLDEVDKMSMDFRGDPSAALLEVLDPEQNYGFNDHYLDMDYDLSDILFITTANTLPDIPVPLQDRMEIIRLPGYTEYEKYNITELFLVPKQIRLNGLDVEKVKFSKNAVYTIIRNYTREAGVRNLEREIASICRKIARKVAKTGADKVIHVNSRSVEKYLGPVQYRRGQLEEKDLVGIVTGLAWTQFGGELLYVESAIMPGKGDFNVTGKLGDVMKESARAAISYVRSRSGQFNIDPKFYEKFDIHIHVPEGATPKDGPSAGIAMCTSIISTLTRLPVRRDLAMTGEITLRGRVLPVGGLKEKILAAHRAGIHNVIIPADNEKDLKEIPATIMRQIQIVPVQHMDEVIGRAIVVEEGSYLYRRDDGEAEIPDFPPRDPGKSSDNDRPAIADI comes from the coding sequence CCACCCAGACCAATCCGGGAGAGGATCACCCCAAGCAAAAAGACATCAACCGGATCGGGACCGTGGCCAAGGTGCTTCAGATGCTGCGCCTGCCCGACGGAACGGTCAAAACCGTGGTGGAGGGCAAGCATCGGGCGAGAATCACTGATTTTGAGGCCAGCGAGAGTTTCTTTAAAGTCCACCTGGAGCTTCTCGAAGAGCCCGACCTTGAGGAAGGCGAAAGAGAGGCATACCTGCGCAACGTGGTGGATGCCTTCAAGGCATACACCCAGCAAAACAAAAACATATCCAAGGAAACCGTTGAGACCATCTCCAATCTCACCGATCCGGTGGAGCTGCTCTACACTGCGGCGGCCCAGTTTTCCTTCAAGGCCCGGGACAACCAGCAACTGCTTGAAACCCAGTCGCTGACCGAACGGCTCACCTATCTCATCGAGCTGATCAATCAGGAGACCGTAATCCTCCAGACCGATCAGCGGATCAAGAACCGGATCAAAAAGCAGATGGAGCAGAGCCAGAAAAACTACTATCTCAATGAACAGATCCGGGCCATTAAAAAGGAGATGGGCGAAGACGAATCCGAAGACAACGAGTTAAAGGAACTCGAAGAGCGGATTGAAAACAAAGAGCTGCCTGAAGAAGCAGAGGAAAAAGTCCGCCACGAGTTTAACAAACTCAAGCGCATGACGCCCATGTCGGCCGAGGCAACGGTCACACGCAATTACATCGACTGGATTTTGAGCCTGCCGTGGTTTGAAAAAAGCGAAATTTCAGAAGACATCGACGAAGCCGAAAAAATTCTCGACGAGGACCATTACGGGCTGGAACGGCCCAAGGAACGGATCCTGGAATACCTTGCGGTCCAGGCCCTGGTGAAAAAAATCCGGGGCCCGATCCTCTGTCTGGTGGGCCCGCCCGGGGTGGGCAAGACCTCCCTGGCCAAATCGGTCTCCCGGGCCACAGGCCGGGAATTTGTCCGTCTTTCCCTTGGCGGCGTACGCGACGAGGCGGAAATCCGGGGCCACAGGCGCACCTATATCGGCGCCATGCCCGGAAAGATCATCCAGAGCTTGCGCAAGGCCGGTGCCAACAATCCGGTGTTCTGCCTGGATGAAGTGGACAAAATGAGCATGGATTTCCGGGGAGATCCTTCCGCGGCCCTGCTCGAGGTGCTGGATCCGGAGCAGAATTACGGATTCAACGATCATTACCTGGATATGGACTATGACCTGTCTGATATTCTGTTTATTACAACGGCCAACACCCTGCCCGATATTCCGGTGCCTCTGCAGGACCGTATGGAAATCATCCGCCTGCCGGGCTACACTGAGTATGAAAAGTACAATATCACTGAATTGTTTCTGGTGCCCAAGCAGATCCGTCTAAACGGCTTGGACGTGGAGAAAGTCAAATTTTCCAAAAATGCCGTTTACACCATTATCCGCAATTATACCCGGGAGGCCGGGGTGCGCAATCTGGAACGCGAAATCGCCTCTATCTGCAGGAAAATCGCCCGCAAGGTAGCCAAAACCGGAGCGGATAAGGTCATCCATGTCAATTCCAGGTCTGTGGAAAAATACCTGGGCCCGGTCCAGTACCGGCGCGGTCAGTTAGAAGAAAAAGACCTGGTGGGCATTGTCACCGGTCTTGCCTGGACCCAGTTCGGCGGGGAACTGCTTTACGTGGAAAGCGCCATTATGCCTGGCAAGGGCGATTTCAATGTCACCGGCAAACTCGGGGATGTGATGAAGGAATCGGCCCGGGCGGCCATCAGTTACGTGCGGTCCCGCTCCGGCCAGTTCAACATTGACCCGAAATTCTATGAAAAATTTGATATTCACATCCATGTGCCCGAAGGCGCCACGCCAAAAGACGGACCGTCGGCGGGAATTGCCATGTGCACATCCATTATTTCCACTCTCACCCGTCTGCCCGTGCGCCGGGATCTGGCCATGACCGGCGAGATCACCCTGCGGGGCCGGGTGCTGCCGGTGGGCGGCCTGAAGGAAAAAATCCTTGCAGCCCACCGGGCGGGAATCCACAACGTGATCATTCCCGCAGACAATGAAAAGGATTTAAAAGAAATTCCGGCCACCATTATGCGCCAGATCCAAATCGTACCGGTGCAGCACATGGACGAGGTCATTGGCCGGGCCATTGTGGTGGAAGAAGGCAGCTATCTGTACCGCCGGGATGACGGCGAGGCGGAAATTCCCGACTTTCCGCCCCGGGATCCCGGAAAATCTTCCGACAATGACAGACCGGCCATTGCCGATATTTAA